A stretch of Haladaptatus cibarius D43 DNA encodes these proteins:
- a CDS encoding response regulator, translating into MERRPIRVLHVEDNEFFATVASDILQQELDDVEVHTENAPSDALNRLKEEQFDCVVSDYEMPEMNGLELLDAVREIRSELPFILMTGGGSENTASRAISAGVTDYLQKGDGRRQFVALANRIENAVSHRRAEKAVRRQITINDLIWDVSQSLLEASTREDIEQSVCERLADSQSYLFAWVGKVEDGQIAPRFSAGTEAGYLDAVFHTDAEESESKPISRALKPDDPISRAVETGEIQTTQDIAGDGFSKAAISDETDADCNGIGTDCTKERQETVRTGEPEASDSSLEHWREKALERGYHSKAAIPLRYEDSLYGVLNVYADHPHAFDETERQVLSKFGNSMAYAINSVRTRQELIRREQRLQVFNRILRHNLRNDLNVVLGHADNIKEAVPKTTENAEIIKRKATELIDISEKAREVGKTLDRSGQTGKAVEITSIIERACSDLQESYPNVVLSTELPDTAWVYGDKTLDTVVNEVVENAIEHNDRDEPVVTLSVAAMDSERESGVEIIISDNGPGIPKEEQLVLIEGRETALQHGSGLGLWLTNWVVGKFDGELTFGTNEPRGSVVTIRLRRAESPSK; encoded by the coding sequence ATGGAACGTCGCCCGATTCGGGTGCTTCACGTCGAGGACAACGAGTTCTTCGCAACAGTTGCGTCGGACATCCTCCAACAGGAACTCGACGACGTAGAAGTTCACACCGAAAACGCCCCAAGCGACGCCCTCAACCGGCTGAAAGAGGAGCAGTTCGACTGCGTCGTTAGTGATTACGAGATGCCGGAAATGAACGGGCTTGAACTGCTGGATGCCGTCAGAGAGATACGTTCGGAACTACCGTTCATTCTCATGACCGGCGGGGGAAGCGAAAACACCGCCAGCAGGGCCATCTCGGCCGGAGTCACCGACTATCTCCAGAAAGGCGACGGACGACGGCAGTTCGTCGCGCTCGCCAATCGAATCGAAAACGCAGTCTCCCACCGCCGCGCGGAGAAAGCAGTTCGGCGACAGATAACCATCAACGACCTTATCTGGGACGTGAGCCAGTCGCTCCTCGAAGCGTCCACGCGAGAGGACATCGAACAATCGGTCTGTGAACGCCTCGCCGACTCCCAGTCCTATCTGTTCGCGTGGGTCGGGAAAGTAGAGGACGGGCAAATCGCACCGCGCTTTTCCGCTGGAACCGAAGCTGGCTATCTCGACGCAGTGTTTCACACCGACGCCGAAGAAAGCGAGTCGAAGCCGATTTCTCGCGCGTTGAAACCCGACGATCCGATTTCCCGTGCAGTAGAAACCGGCGAAATACAGACGACGCAGGATATTGCGGGTGACGGATTTTCGAAAGCGGCTATTTCTGATGAAACCGATGCAGATTGTAATGGAATCGGCACAGATTGCACAAAAGAGAGACAAGAGACAGTTCGCACCGGAGAGCCAGAGGCATCCGATTCCTCGCTAGAACACTGGCGCGAAAAAGCACTCGAACGCGGGTATCACTCCAAGGCAGCCATACCGCTCCGGTACGAAGATTCCCTTTACGGCGTTCTGAACGTCTATGCCGACCATCCACATGCGTTTGACGAAACGGAGCGACAAGTGCTTTCGAAGTTCGGAAACAGCATGGCCTACGCGATAAATTCGGTTCGAACGCGACAGGAGTTGATACGACGAGAACAGCGATTGCAGGTGTTCAACCGCATTCTCCGGCACAACCTCCGGAACGACCTGAACGTCGTACTTGGGCACGCGGACAACATCAAGGAAGCCGTTCCGAAAACGACGGAGAACGCGGAAATCATAAAGCGAAAAGCGACCGAGTTAATCGACATCAGCGAGAAGGCCCGCGAAGTCGGGAAGACACTCGACAGAAGTGGTCAAACCGGGAAAGCCGTAGAAATCACGAGCATCATCGAACGCGCCTGTTCCGACCTCCAAGAGTCGTATCCAAACGTCGTTCTCTCGACCGAACTGCCCGACACCGCGTGGGTCTACGGAGACAAAACGCTGGATACCGTCGTCAACGAAGTCGTGGAGAACGCAATCGAACACAACGACCGGGATGAACCAGTCGTGACGCTTTCGGTGGCAGCCATGGATTCCGAGAGAGAAAGCGGGGTAGAAATAATTATCTCGGACAACGGGCCGGGAATCCCGAAAGAAGAACAATTAGTTCTCATCGAAGGGAGGGAAACCGCGCTCCAACACGGGAGCGGACTCGGCCTGTGGTTGACGAACTGGGTCGTCGGCAAGTTCGACGGCGAACTCACGTTTGGCACCAACGAACCGCGCGGAAGTGTCGTAACGATTCGGCTCCGACGGGCCGAATCGCCGAGCAAGTAG
- a CDS encoding orc1/cdc6 family replication initiation protein, producing the protein MSSFSFDRDNSLYKNRDALLEEYTPNNLVGRDDELEEYHAALQPIINGEAPSNIFLYGKSGVGKTAATRFLLNQLQEDAARYDDISLSVIEINCDGLNSSYQVAVRLVNTLRDPADQISNTGYPQAQVYSFLWDELDKLGGTIIIVLDEVDHINDNSILYQIPRARSNGYLEHAKIGLIGISNDLSFRDSLSAKVRSSLCEKEVSFPPYNASELQKVLHQRDQVAFHENALADDVIPLCAAYGAQDAGDARQALDLLLEAGDLARKDAAEQVVDTHVQEARRKLERDRIMEGVADLTQHARLILYALTSIEAEGNTPARSRDIRPRYEQLCSHIGTEALTSRRMRDHLADLAMLGVISSTEKNEGMSGGKYREHALKQDLQLVVSALEETIELAGVHESIRPYYQSLLDDRET; encoded by the coding sequence ATGTCATCGTTTAGTTTCGACCGGGACAACTCTCTCTACAAAAACCGGGACGCATTACTAGAAGAGTACACGCCCAACAATCTTGTCGGGCGGGACGACGAACTCGAAGAGTACCACGCCGCTCTCCAACCGATTATCAACGGGGAAGCACCGTCGAACATCTTTCTCTACGGAAAAAGTGGGGTCGGGAAAACTGCCGCAACGCGATTCCTCTTGAACCAACTCCAAGAGGACGCCGCCAGATACGACGACATTTCGCTTTCTGTCATCGAAATCAACTGCGACGGACTCAATTCGAGCTACCAGGTTGCAGTTCGACTGGTGAACACGCTTCGTGACCCCGCCGACCAAATCAGCAACACGGGTTATCCGCAGGCACAGGTGTACAGCTTTCTCTGGGACGAACTCGACAAACTCGGTGGAACCATCATCATCGTGTTAGACGAGGTTGACCACATCAACGACAACTCTATTCTCTATCAGATTCCACGCGCCCGGAGTAACGGCTACCTCGAACACGCCAAAATCGGCCTCATCGGCATCAGCAACGACCTCTCGTTCCGCGACTCTCTTTCGGCAAAAGTTCGCTCTTCGCTTTGTGAGAAGGAAGTTTCGTTTCCGCCGTACAACGCCAGTGAACTCCAGAAGGTCCTTCACCAGCGCGACCAAGTCGCATTCCACGAAAACGCCCTCGCGGACGACGTGATTCCACTCTGTGCGGCTTACGGGGCGCAAGATGCTGGTGACGCTCGACAGGCACTCGATTTGCTTCTCGAAGCGGGCGACTTAGCGCGAAAGGACGCGGCAGAACAGGTCGTGGATACGCACGTTCAGGAGGCACGGCGGAAACTCGAACGCGACCGAATCATGGAGGGTGTCGCCGACCTCACTCAGCACGCGCGACTCATTCTGTACGCACTCACGTCCATCGAAGCCGAGGGGAACACGCCTGCTCGGTCGCGGGATATTCGTCCGCGCTACGAACAACTGTGTAGTCACATCGGAACCGAGGCGTTGACGAGTAGACGAATGCGCGACCACCTTGCAGACCTCGCAATGCTCGGCGTCATCTCTTCGACCGAGAAAAACGAAGGAATGTCCGGTGGTAAATACCGTGAACACGCGCTGAAACAAGACCTACAACTCGTGGTCAGTGCACTGGAGGAAACCATCGAACTCGCCGGAGTGCACGAGAGCATTCGACCGTACTATCAGTCGCTTCTCGATGACCGAGAAACCTGA
- a CDS encoding ferredoxin--NADP reductase — protein sequence MREVEITSIHQMTPRVKQFELVDDDEFDFRPGQHTHLHFEQDGDEVVRPYTAVTRPGTDSISLAIKKYDDGTASVYMHDREPGDTIQIEDLDGNLYLRDMDSDAAFVSTGTGITPMMAMVKQYLREGDGEATFLYGEKTQEDVMFRETLDQLESAHENLTVVYSLSEEDWAGKTGHVQEHIEESVSSPGETDFYICGVPGMVVDTKEKLADIGVSDERVYSEGWEDDEVSEE from the coding sequence ATGCGCGAAGTCGAAATAACGTCCATTCATCAGATGACGCCGCGGGTAAAGCAATTTGAACTCGTCGATGACGACGAGTTCGATTTCCGACCCGGCCAGCACACGCACCTCCATTTCGAACAGGACGGCGACGAGGTGGTTCGGCCCTACACCGCGGTGACGCGACCCGGAACGGACAGCATCTCGCTGGCGATAAAGAAGTACGACGACGGCACCGCGTCAGTGTACATGCACGACCGAGAACCCGGAGACACCATTCAAATCGAGGACTTGGACGGAAATCTCTACCTTCGGGATATGGACTCCGACGCGGCGTTCGTCTCGACCGGCACCGGAATCACGCCGATGATGGCGATGGTGAAACAGTATCTTCGGGAGGGTGACGGCGAAGCGACGTTCCTCTACGGTGAGAAAACGCAGGAAGACGTTATGTTCCGGGAAACGCTCGACCAACTCGAATCGGCGCACGAAAACCTGACCGTGGTTTACTCGCTTTCTGAAGAAGACTGGGCTGGAAAGACGGGACACGTGCAAGAACACATCGAGGAATCTGTTTCGTCGCCCGGAGAAACCGATTTCTACATCTGCGGCGTTCCGGGAATGGTCGTAGATACGAAGGAGAAACTCGCGGACATCGGCGTTTCCGACGAACGCGTTTACAGCGAAGGGTGGGAAGACGACGAAGTGTCGGAGGAGTAG
- a CDS encoding DUF6176 family protein produces MTDVFLLKQKIKSGKTERCKELIAELMNRVDSDMSDILETEGVYTESVFIEQGSDDDYLVWYFEAEDVTRVGEMWEEPAETGIEGEIEDGKSVLAEVLENPEEWGEDDFELLQHLINPNR; encoded by the coding sequence ATGACCGACGTATTCCTCCTGAAACAAAAAATCAAATCGGGAAAGACGGAGCGCTGTAAGGAATTAATTGCAGAGTTAATGAACCGCGTTGATTCGGACATGAGCGATATATTGGAAACAGAAGGGGTGTACACCGAATCAGTCTTCATTGAGCAAGGAAGCGACGACGATTATCTCGTGTGGTATTTCGAGGCCGAGGATGTGACCCGCGTTGGCGAAATGTGGGAAGAACCGGCGGAAACGGGTATCGAGGGCGAAATCGAGGATGGAAAATCGGTGCTAGCGGAAGTGCTCGAAAATCCAGAGGAGTGGGGGGAAGATGATTTCGAACTCCTCCAGCACTTGATAAATCCCAACCGATAG
- a CDS encoding DUF4112 domain-containing protein, whose product MTQYADLSDVPRNKRGSIRRVRKLSNLLDEAFRVPGTNFRFGLDPVMGILPVGGDVASALISLYIVFEGYLMGVPRHTLARMLVNILIDTFGGSVPLLGSLFDAGWKANVRNRKLLEKRVENV is encoded by the coding sequence ATGACTCAGTATGCAGACCTCTCCGACGTTCCTCGAAACAAACGCGGTTCCATTCGACGAGTGCGAAAACTAAGCAATCTACTGGACGAAGCGTTTCGCGTCCCCGGCACGAACTTCCGGTTCGGACTCGATCCAGTGATGGGAATTTTGCCGGTCGGCGGCGACGTGGCATCCGCCCTGATTTCCCTCTACATCGTCTTCGAGGGCTATCTGATGGGCGTCCCTCGGCACACGCTCGCCCGGATGCTGGTGAACATCCTCATCGACACCTTCGGCGGGTCTGTCCCACTCCTTGGGTCGTTGTTCGACGCCGGATGGAAAGCGAACGTTCGAAATCGGAAACTGCTCGAAAAGCGCGTCGAAAACGTCTAA
- a CDS encoding alpha-amylase family glycosyl hydrolase — MHESAPPRFTSVGEAVELAPRDPNPESEHEWSVESRPDGSSATVGDSPVIHFEPDEPGVYRLCLSGEKDDSHRLVRAFPDERRTARFELPVSDLPIPQAELDSICIAGPFNEHITGADRPTFEDGSYVFETRLPPGDHPYGFLLNDDLTEQVQDTLTIPGPGRPRVRVDSELDGDEIVISAEASSAPNSKFSDGELAVEFYLEHGKTADDRDGVSVVRDQRSLRLSREEIEDEIRVHAVAVGERHSVADCVEIRGSADTTNALELRRPNDAPEWAESPTVYEIFVRSFAGETVETTFAELERRIPYLESLNVDCVWLTPILESPTDHGYHTTNYFKTAGDLGTREEFASFVSRCHEADIRVIFDLVINHSSRDHPAFQMSAAEVPEYRDWYVWETDEETGEKRAQRYFNWEQIPNFNFDSLAVRRFLLDVVDEWAGMVDGFRCDVAWGVPHEFWKEVAERVPDDFLLLDETIPRDPDYHEGEFTMHYDTTLYHTLREIGQSDKPATAIFDALEDAERVGFPDSAVHLRYVENHDESRYLDECGKDALKAATAATFTLPGAPMIYYGQERGMTEYRGTMQWGHGDDELTKFHRALSELRDEYPVLRDGTVKQVEFECHSENVVAFARESGDSRAVVVLNFGESAREMTVDAEIEAKNLVTGERISTAEDRNGKTKFTIQSVVVARVTE; from the coding sequence ATGCACGAATCAGCTCCACCGCGGTTTACTTCCGTCGGCGAGGCGGTCGAACTCGCGCCACGCGACCCGAATCCGGAATCGGAGCACGAATGGTCGGTCGAAAGTCGGCCGGACGGGAGTTCAGCGACAGTCGGCGATTCACCGGTTATCCACTTCGAACCGGACGAACCCGGCGTCTATCGGCTTTGCCTCTCCGGAGAAAAAGACGACAGCCACCGACTCGTGCGCGCGTTTCCCGACGAGCGTCGAACCGCGCGGTTCGAACTGCCCGTCAGCGACCTCCCGATACCACAGGCGGAACTCGATTCCATCTGCATCGCCGGGCCGTTCAACGAGCACATTACCGGCGCAGACCGCCCGACCTTCGAGGACGGGAGCTACGTCTTCGAAACCCGACTTCCGCCGGGCGACCACCCCTACGGATTCCTGCTGAACGACGACCTTACGGAGCAGGTGCAGGACACCTTGACGATACCGGGCCCGGGGCGTCCACGGGTGCGTGTCGATAGCGAACTCGACGGCGACGAAATCGTGATTTCGGCAGAAGCGAGTTCGGCACCGAACAGCAAATTCTCGGACGGAGAGTTGGCAGTGGAGTTCTATCTGGAACACGGAAAAACGGCGGACGACCGAGACGGCGTCTCGGTCGTCCGCGACCAGCGAAGCCTCCGACTTTCTCGCGAGGAAATCGAGGACGAAATTCGGGTTCACGCGGTCGCAGTCGGCGAACGCCACAGCGTCGCCGACTGCGTGGAAATCCGTGGGAGTGCAGATACGACAAACGCCCTCGAACTCCGAAGGCCCAACGACGCCCCGGAGTGGGCCGAATCGCCGACCGTTTACGAGATTTTCGTTCGGTCGTTCGCGGGGGAAACGGTCGAGACGACCTTTGCGGAACTAGAGCGACGGATTCCCTACCTCGAATCGCTGAACGTGGACTGCGTCTGGTTGACGCCGATTCTGGAGAGTCCGACCGACCACGGCTATCACACGACGAACTACTTCAAAACGGCGGGCGACCTCGGCACGCGCGAGGAGTTCGCGTCCTTCGTGTCTCGGTGTCACGAGGCCGACATTCGAGTCATCTTCGACCTCGTCATCAACCACTCCTCGCGCGACCATCCCGCGTTCCAAATGAGCGCGGCAGAGGTGCCGGAATACAGGGACTGGTACGTCTGGGAGACTGACGAAGAGACTGGCGAGAAGCGCGCGCAACGCTACTTCAACTGGGAGCAGATTCCGAACTTCAACTTCGATTCGCTCGCAGTACGCCGATTCCTCCTCGACGTGGTTGACGAATGGGCCGGAATGGTCGATGGCTTCCGATGCGACGTGGCGTGGGGCGTTCCGCACGAGTTCTGGAAGGAAGTCGCGGAGCGCGTTCCGGACGATTTCCTCCTGTTGGACGAGACGATTCCGCGCGACCCCGACTACCACGAAGGCGAATTCACGATGCACTACGACACGACTCTGTATCACACTCTGCGCGAAATCGGACAGAGTGACAAACCCGCCACCGCGATTTTCGACGCGCTGGAAGACGCCGAGCGCGTCGGATTCCCCGATAGTGCAGTACATCTCCGCTACGTCGAAAACCACGACGAATCGCGCTATCTGGACGAATGCGGAAAAGATGCGCTCAAAGCCGCGACTGCCGCGACGTTCACGCTTCCCGGCGCGCCAATGATTTACTACGGGCAGGAGCGCGGCATGACCGAGTACCGCGGAACGATGCAGTGGGGACACGGCGACGACGAGTTGACGAAGTTCCACCGCGCGCTGAGCGAACTGCGCGACGAATATCCAGTTCTGCGTGATGGAACAGTGAAGCAGGTGGAATTTGAATGCCACTCGGAGAACGTCGTCGCGTTCGCGCGCGAGTCCGGGGACTCGCGCGCAGTCGTCGTCCTGAACTTCGGCGAATCAGCGCGAGAGATGACCGTGGATGCCGAAATCGAAGCAAAGAATCTCGTGACGGGCGAGCGGATTTCGACCGCAGAAGACAGGAATGGTAAAACGAAATTCACGATCCAAAGCGTCGTCGTCGCTCGCGTCACCGAGTGA
- a CDS encoding S1C family serine protease — MNEQNTYEQLYEETIPSVVSVYVTPQNVAEGIQTGAGSGFVYDYDGHVVTNQHVVGGANEVELRFSDGDWRTGTVVGRDTDTDLAVVQVTELPNYAHPLSIATDEPKPGQRVAALGNPMGLDGTITAGIVSGTNRSLPTGNGFAIPDTVQTDAAINPGNSGGPLVTLDGEVVGVNRARQGDGIGFAISAAIVARVVPDLVEDGRYRHPYLKISTIDVSPLVAEANGLAEPNGVLIVDVRLGPASGAFIGCEAGRELRGREIPVGGDVIVGVDGRSIRSHEELMRYLITETRPGEGVEVALIRNGKRITELVTLGERPRRSSRERVGISVK, encoded by the coding sequence ATGAACGAACAGAACACATACGAACAGTTGTACGAGGAAACGATTCCGTCAGTCGTCTCGGTCTACGTCACGCCGCAGAACGTGGCAGAGGGGATACAAACTGGTGCAGGGTCGGGATTCGTGTACGATTACGACGGGCACGTCGTCACCAACCAGCACGTCGTCGGAGGGGCGAATGAGGTAGAACTCCGATTCAGCGACGGCGATTGGCGCACCGGAACCGTCGTCGGGCGGGATACCGACACCGACCTCGCGGTCGTGCAGGTCACGGAGTTGCCGAACTACGCACACCCACTTTCGATTGCAACCGACGAGCCAAAACCGGGCCAGCGGGTCGCCGCACTCGGCAATCCGATGGGGTTGGATGGAACCATCACGGCAGGTATTGTCAGCGGGACGAACCGCTCGCTTCCGACCGGAAACGGGTTCGCCATCCCCGACACGGTACAGACCGACGCCGCGATCAACCCCGGCAACAGCGGCGGCCCGCTGGTGACGCTCGACGGCGAAGTCGTCGGGGTCAACCGAGCACGGCAGGGCGACGGCATCGGTTTCGCCATCTCCGCGGCCATCGTCGCGCGAGTCGTTCCCGACCTCGTCGAGGACGGTCGCTATCGGCACCCGTACCTCAAAATATCGACCATCGACGTTTCACCGCTCGTCGCCGAAGCAAACGGACTTGCGGAACCCAACGGCGTCCTCATCGTAGACGTGCGTCTCGGCCCTGCAAGCGGCGCGTTCATCGGCTGCGAAGCGGGTCGCGAACTGCGCGGGCGTGAAATCCCCGTCGGTGGAGACGTTATCGTCGGTGTCGATGGACGGTCGATTCGCTCGCACGAAGAACTGATGCGGTATCTCATTACCGAAACACGACCCGGAGAAGGGGTCGAAGTGGCGTTAATTCGAAACGGAAAGCGAATTACCGAGTTGGTGACGCTCGGTGAACGGCCCAGACGTTCCAGTCGAGAACGTGTCGGAATCTCTGTGAAATGA
- a CDS encoding ThuA domain-containing protein, producing the protein MSKIHVTVWNEFRHEREGGAAEECYPEGIHAVLAELFESRGFDVKTATLDEPEHGLTEAVLDETDVLTWWGHAAHEEVADEVVERVRERVLDGMGLIVLHSGHFSKIFKRLMGTTCDLKWRNEGERERLWTVEPSHPIASGIDEQVVVPEAEMYGERFDVPAPDELVFTSWFEGGEVFRSGCCYRRGSGRVFYFRPGHETYSIYRQTEIRQVLENAVEWAAPKNIDAPSFGEVPVGPERRD; encoded by the coding sequence ATGAGCAAAATCCACGTCACGGTGTGGAACGAATTTCGACACGAGCGAGAGGGCGGAGCGGCAGAAGAGTGTTATCCGGAGGGAATCCACGCAGTTCTCGCGGAACTGTTCGAATCGCGCGGCTTCGACGTGAAAACCGCTACGCTGGACGAACCGGAGCACGGCCTCACCGAGGCCGTGCTTGATGAGACGGACGTACTGACGTGGTGGGGACACGCCGCCCACGAGGAGGTGGCGGACGAGGTCGTAGAGCGAGTCCGCGAGCGCGTTCTCGATGGGATGGGCCTCATCGTCCTCCATTCGGGCCATTTTTCGAAAATCTTCAAGCGACTCATGGGGACGACCTGCGACCTGAAATGGCGAAACGAGGGCGAGCGCGAACGACTCTGGACGGTGGAACCGAGCCACCCGATTGCGAGCGGAATTGACGAGCAAGTCGTCGTACCCGAGGCGGAGATGTACGGCGAACGATTCGACGTTCCCGCGCCGGACGAACTCGTCTTCACGAGTTGGTTCGAAGGCGGCGAAGTGTTCCGAAGTGGCTGTTGTTACCGGCGGGGGTCGGGTCGTGTTTTTTACTTCCGCCCAGGTCACGAAACGTATTCAATCTATCGGCAGACGGAGATACGACAGGTTCTCGAAAACGCCGTCGAATGGGCGGCCCCGAAAAACATTGACGCTCCGTCGTTCGGTGAGGTTCCGGTCGGGCCGGAACGACGCGACTGA
- a CDS encoding VOC family protein has protein sequence MEPRISIVTLGVADLDESIRFYRDGLSLPMDDREPDAEIAFFEMSGMKLSLYPRELLAEDATVSPGVGEFDGITLAHNVESKDAVDDVLGEAVSAGGELVKPAQEADWGGYSGYFADPNGHLWEVAWNPY, from the coding sequence ATGGAACCACGAATCAGCATCGTCACGCTCGGCGTCGCCGATCTCGACGAATCCATCCGGTTCTATCGAGACGGCCTCTCGCTCCCGATGGACGACCGCGAACCGGACGCTGAAATCGCCTTCTTCGAGATGTCGGGGATGAAACTCTCACTCTACCCCCGCGAACTGCTCGCCGAGGATGCGACGGTTTCCCCCGGCGTCGGCGAGTTCGACGGAATCACGCTCGCGCACAACGTCGAATCGAAGGACGCAGTGGACGACGTTCTCGGCGAAGCGGTTTCCGCAGGCGGCGAGCTCGTGAAACCGGCGCAGGAGGCGGATTGGGGCGGCTACTCCGGTTACTTTGCCGACCCGAACGGCCACCTCTGGGAAGTCGCGTGGAATCCGTACTGA
- a CDS encoding TrmB family transcriptional regulator, protein MDDRTLSDLLRQFGLSEKEVDTYLAILEQGEAKASTIADDAGVSKRYVYSTSEKLAERGFVEVNDHVVPTMIRANPPEQVIGTLSDRVETMHPALDERFSATTSDPDQFEVIKSRVTVIKRIEDRLAEANEEITLSIPYEHLPEVANELGAAVERGVLVLLVVSGIHHEDIDTSEFEGIASAARAWREPMPTTLTVDQRFGLVAPTEMIVRSNSDKQAITFAQEQLVPVLVGSFLGNYWPMANQVYATAPAELPRTFHDFRHAVLHATLHLRGNHPILARVRARPVGEKNGPMTVEGKIVDVRQGLVEPASNAFPVETALVLETEEGEVSIGGSGSFIEDFEAKDVTLELEA, encoded by the coding sequence ATGGACGACCGTACGCTCTCTGACCTGCTTCGGCAGTTCGGTCTTTCGGAGAAGGAAGTCGATACCTATCTCGCAATTTTGGAACAGGGCGAGGCGAAAGCCAGCACCATCGCGGACGACGCTGGCGTCTCGAAACGTTACGTCTACAGCACCAGCGAAAAGTTGGCCGAGCGGGGTTTCGTGGAAGTCAACGACCACGTCGTGCCGACGATGATTCGCGCGAATCCGCCGGAACAGGTCATCGGAACGCTGTCCGACCGAGTGGAGACGATGCACCCGGCGCTGGACGAGCGGTTTTCCGCGACGACCAGCGATCCCGACCAGTTCGAAGTCATCAAATCCCGCGTCACCGTCATCAAGCGAATCGAAGACAGACTGGCGGAAGCGAACGAGGAAATCACGCTCTCGATTCCCTACGAACACCTCCCCGAGGTGGCGAACGAACTCGGTGCGGCGGTCGAGCGCGGCGTCCTCGTCCTGCTCGTCGTCAGTGGCATCCACCACGAAGACATCGACACATCGGAGTTCGAAGGCATCGCCAGCGCCGCGCGTGCGTGGCGCGAACCGATGCCGACGACATTGACGGTTGACCAACGGTTCGGCCTCGTCGCACCGACCGAGATGATAGTTCGTTCGAACAGCGACAAGCAAGCAATTACGTTCGCACAGGAACAGCTCGTTCCCGTCCTCGTCGGGTCGTTTCTCGGCAACTACTGGCCGATGGCGAACCAAGTGTACGCGACCGCTCCGGCGGAACTTCCGCGGACGTTCCACGACTTCCGCCATGCAGTTTTGCACGCGACGCTTCACCTCCGGGGAAATCACCCGATTCTCGCGCGTGTTCGCGCGCGACCAGTCGGCGAGAAAAACGGCCCGATGACCGTCGAAGGAAAAATCGTCGATGTTCGTCAGGGACTCGTCGAACCGGCGTCGAACGCGTTTCCGGTCGAAACCGCGCTCGTCCTCGAAACCGAAGAGGGAGAGGTGAGCATCGGCGGTTCCGGGTCGTTCATCGAGGATTTCGAGGCGAAAGACGTAACGCTCGAACTCGAAGCGTAG